In Acidobacteriota bacterium, the genomic window CCGCTACGCTGATCACCGGTCCGACTACGTGAGCGTTCGTGGTTGCCCCAACGGTGATGGCTGACGGCGCGATGCCCGGTGACGTGATTGTCATCTGAGCGCCTCCGTCTCCTATGTTGCCCGCGGCGATCACCACAACGCGTCCGGCAGCGACCGCGGCTTCCGCCGCCCTTGCGCTAATATCCAGATCGGGACCCGCGTCGCCGCCAAAACTCAAGTTCAGCACATCGAATCCGTCGGCCACCGCCTGTTCGATCCCTTGAGCTATCAAATCGGTGCTTCCCGAGCCGTTCGCGCCCAACACGCGATAGTTGCCAAGGTACGCCATCGGAGCTACACCCGAGAGTGTGCCTAGCGCCGTCGCGGCGGTCACACTTCCGGCTGCGATGCCGGCAACGTTCGAGCCGTGCCCGTTCTCGTCGCCCGCATTCGAGGCCGACTGAAGGAACGACTTTGCCGCAATCACCTTGTTGTTGATGAGGGCATCGCTTCCGTTGTTCGTCTTCGGGAAGCCGGCGGGCATGTTGAAGCCTGCATCTGAGAACAGCGGATTGGTGATGTCAATGCCGGTGTCCAGAATGGCTATCTTCATTCCCTGACCGGCCGCCCCGATCCCGCCAAGGCGATCCCAGACCGCGGGTGCGTTTATGAGTGGAACGCTCGAGTTGAGCAGGGCGTGAACCTCTTTAACTAACTCAACGCGTCTAACACCCGGCAGGGCGGCGATTTCGGCAAGCTCGCTCTCGGAAACCTCGATCGAAACCGCATTCACAAGCTTGCGAAGCTCAGCACGCACGCGCAGGTTCGGCGATATGAGCGCCGCCCGCGATTTGAAGCTCGCGTGCTCGCTTTCAAGTCGCGCCTCGTAAGCCTGCGCATTGAGCGCTTCGAAATCGACGCCTCGACGAGGTATGCGTTCTGCCAGCCGCTGGTGCGCTGCGACCGGCTCGCTCTCGAACTCGACTATCGCGGCCATTGGGCCGGGCGCACGCTGCGGCTTTTGGGCAAGCGCTCCAACTCCATCGGTTTTGACTTGAGCCTTTGCGCTTCGAAGTAGTCCGGTGGAGGCCTGCATTGCCAGCGCAAGCGTCATTGAGATTGCGATTAGATATAACTTCGTCTTCATCCAAAAACCTCTTTTGTTGTTTGATCGACAACCGATGCTGTTTCAAAACCTGAGCGAACTCAAACTTGTCGCCTTAAACCTCTCATCTCGCCGGCATCCGGCCTGGAATCGGCCAAAGGCTGGACTTGAGACTCGGACATTATAGCTGTCTCACTGCGTTAGAGCGAGCTTAGCCTGTCACGTACGGTTGAAGGCGTGCATTGTCCTAGACGCAGAACAGAGCCCGATGGTCACATAATTCATGAGGCTTTCCATTTTTAGCCGGGCGACGCCCGAAGTTTAGAGGCATAACGGCGCCTCAAAGCCTGACTATTTTTCCTTCGTGTTCAGGCATGCCAAGCTTGCGGGTGACGTTGCGTGTGTCGACTATCAGCGGCGCGAGCCTCACCACTTGCGCGTAGTCGACATCGGAATGGTCGGTCACGATCACGGCGCAGTCGCAGCCTGACAGCGCTTCGTCGGTTAGCGCGACGCTGGAGAGCGAGCCCCTTCCGTCCAGGGACATCTCATCAATGAAAGGATCGTGATAACTGATCTCGGCGCCTTTGCGAAGCAACTGGTCGACTATTCCCAGCGCAGGCGACTCGCGAACATCGTTGATGTCGCGCTTGTAAGCGACACCCAGAACGAGAATGCGCGAGCCCTTCACCGCCTTGCCGTGATTGTTCAAGCCGTCTTGCACGAGCTGCACAACGTGACCGGGCATATGCGAATTCACTTCTTCTGCGAGCCCGATAAATCTCGCCTCGAACCCGTGCAGCCGCGCCTTCCACGACAGATAGTGCGGGTCGAGTGGAATGCAGTGGCCGCCTATGCCGGGACCGGGATAGAAGGCCATGAACCCGAACGGCTTTGTCGCCGCCGCCTCGATCACTTCCCAGGAGTCTATCCCGATGTGATAGCAGAGCTGCGCCATCTCATTTACCAGTCCGATGTTGACCGAGCGATAGGTGTTCTCGAGCAGCTTCGCGGTTTCGGCGACCCGCGCGCTTGAAACCTTGTGCACTTCGTCAACGATCGTCGAATACAGAGCGGCCGCGATGTCAGTGGACGAGGCCGAAACTCCGCCGACGACTTTGGGTATGTTGTTGGTTTGATACTGCTGGTTACCGGGATCGACGCGCTCGGGCGAGAATGCGAGGTAAAAATCCTTGTCGAGGCTAAGCCCTGTCGCTTCGAGCATCGGCAGCACTACTTCGTCCGTGGTGCCCGGATAGGTTGTAGATTCCAGCACCACGAGCTGCGGCGAATGCAGATACGTTTTGACCTGCTCGGCGGCAGCGAGAATAAAGGAAATGTCCGGCTCCTTCGTTTTGCGCAGAGGAGTCGGCACGCAAATGATCACCGCATCGGCTTCGGCCAGATGCGAGAAGTCGGTCGCCGCCGAAAGCTTGCCGCGCTCGACAAGAGCCGCGACCATCTCGGTCGGCACGTCGGGAATGTATGAGCGGCCATTGTTGATCGAGTCGACGCGCGACTGGTCCAGATCGAATCCGATTACCTTCAATCCGCCGCGCGCGAACTCGACCGCGAGCGGCAGTCCCACATAGCCGAGCCCAATCACGCCCACGATGGCGCGACGCTCGTTTAGTTTGTTCAGAATCTCCTCACTCATTCGTTGGAACCCCATTGTTGCGATTGATTTTGATTCACATTAGTAAGAGGCAGGGCGCAATCGTTATGAAACTACGCCTCAGCCGTCGCGTCAAGACAATAGTGCCTTAATCCTGCTGTCACGCCCCCTCACGCGTTAGATAGCGGCGAGCAATTCGTCGCGGGTAACCGCTGCCGTCCCCACCTTACCCACAACCACGCCTGCAGCATGGTTGGCGAGCATGGCAGCTTCCTCAAGCGAAGCGCCGCTGGCAAGCGCAAGCGCGAGCGTGGCGATGACCGTGTCGCCGGCGCCGGTTACGTCGTAGACCTCACGCGCTACCGTGGGGATGTGCGTGACTTCGGCGCCATCCGTGCCGCCGCCGGTGAACAGCGTCATTCCTTCTTCTCCGCGGGTGATCAGTACGGCGCGAGTGTCGATCGAGCCGAGCAGCTTGCGGCCGGCTTCGGCCAGACTGTGTTTGTCATCGATCGGGACCCCGGACGCGTCTGCCGCTTCCTGATTGTTGGGCGTGATGACTGTGACCGGTTGATAGTGAACGAAGCTGCGCATCTTCGGATCGAGACAAACGATCAACCCTCGTTCTCGCGTAGCCGCGAGCGCGAGAGAAAGCAGGCCCGGCGTCAAAAGACCTTTTCCATAGTCAGAGACAACAACGGCATCGGCCGTATCGATCTCACTGCGAAAGGCCTCGATCACGCTATCTCGTACCTCCTCACTAATCGGCGCTCGGCTCTCCCGGTCGGCCCTCACGACTTGCTGACTATGAGCAATGATGCGAGTCTTGACGGTCGTCGGCCGGGTCGTATCGACCACGACTCTGTGGGTGCTGACAGCCAGCTCGAGAAAAGCCTGGCGAAGCCGCTCGGCGTCAGCGTCATCGCCGACCACGCCGATCGGTGTGGGGCTTGCACCGAGCGCGACCAGATTCGAAACGACGTTTCCGGCGCCGCCCAGCGCAAGTGTTTGCCGATCCACCTCAACAACCGGGACGGGCGCCTCCGGCGAGATTCGGCGCACGCGGCCCCATATGAACTCGTCGAGCATCACGTCGCCCAACACGATGATGCGCTTGCCATCAAAGCCGGCGGTCAGTGTACCTGCGCGTTCCCGACTAAGTTTGCTCATAAGGTTTCAGGAAGCGGCGCGGGTCGCAGCGGACTGGAGCACCTCGTCCACGGCCGCGATCACCTCGCTCACTCTAACCGTATCGATCGAGCCGCGGACGTTGCTGTCGGCAGTACCTCGCTCGCCGCCGAGGACTCGATAAGCCGCTCCGGTCCAGGGATGCCACACGTCTGGATTTGAAGACCCGAACACCGCCACAACGGGACACTCGAGAGCTGCCGCGATGTGCATAGGCCCGCTGTCGTTGCCCACGAACAAGCGAGCTGTTTCGAGCAACGCGACCAGCTCTTTCAAGCCGAGTCCGGCAAGCACGGTGGTCTTGGCGTTTGCTGCCGAAGCGACTTCTCGCGCGAGCCTCTCTTGACCTGGCCCAGCTACGACGACGCTCGGCAGGCTCCAACGCTCGGTCAAATGGTCTGCCACCCTGGCGAATCCCTCGGCGGTCCACATCTTGGATTCAAAAGCTGCTCCGGGTACTATGCAAGCGAAGCCGCCGCCGCCAGCTCCATTCCAACCTGCGTCGCACGCCGCCTGGAGTCTCTCTCTTACCCTAGCCCGGGCATCGGGTGACACGACCAGGCTCGAACGCGGTTGCGATGCCGGCCATGGCACACCCGACCATTTCAACAACGCCAGTTGCTGCTCGCTGCTGTGTATTCGCGAGCGTTCCAGCACGACGCCGGGGGACGGAGTGCGATCGGTCAGCAGCCACGATAGGGGCAGGCCTCGATAGCCGATGGAATGTTTCGCTCCCGAAAGTCGAGCGAGAATCGCGCTCGTCGAGCCGCCATGCATGTTGAACGCGACGTCGAAACGCGCTCGTCGCAACCTGGCAATCACCGACACGCGTGAGGCGACCGACTTTCGTGCGATTATGAGCTTATCGACTAGCGGGTGATCTTCGAGGAGGGGCGCAGCTAATGGTTCCAACATTACGGCGATCTCCAGGTTCGGCCGCCACTCTTTGAGCGCCGTAAGGCAGGGAGTCATGAGAACGGTGTCGCCGATTGACCGCAGGCGAATGAGCAGAACGCTTTGAACTCGCGACCAATCGACGGGCGTGTCCGCGGCGTTCGGGGAACTGCTTGCTTCACTCTTCAATCACTGCCTCGTCTACGAGCATCACCGGAATATCGTCGCGGATGGGATACACGCGTTTGCACTTGGCGCACTTCAGAGCGCTCGCGTCAGGCTTCAGTTCGACTTTCACCTTGCAGACCGGGCACGCAAGGATTTCGAGAAGTCTCTCGCTTACCGGCATCTGGCGCCTCCTTTGAGTTGAGGCGTCAAGTCTAACACCCGGATTCTGAGAGCGTCAATTTTTGGCACGCCGCTGCTTCATTGCTTTGGTGCGATCTCCACTGCCGAGCGCGGTTAGACTCACCCCCGAACCTCCCGGGGCTGCCCCGCTCAAAAGATGGACAGGATAAGATTGTAGTCAACCAGGGTACTGGTTTAGAATAGGGCCGCCTTTCAATGGGTTTTTGAACTGGCCATCCTCAAACTAATATCGACTAAGCAGGAGTTTCATTATGTCGAAGACCCGCAAACAAGGTTTGAGTCATTACGTCGACCGGGTGATGAAGGAGAAGCACCTTTCGCGGCGCGATGTGAAGCTGAGATCCGGCGGAGAGATAACCGATAGCTACGTGAGCGGAATCATAAGCGGCACTGCAAAGAACCTGAGCGTCGAGAAGCTCAAGGCTTTGGCGCGCGGGCTCCGAGTGCGCGAGCTGGAGCTGATTCGCGTGGCGTTCGGACTATCGGACGAACGCGAAGCTCATCGAAGCGTGGACCTGTCGCACAACCTTGTACTTGTGGACATTACAAAGAAAACGGTCATTAGCAACGACGTGGCCGAAATCGTTCAAGAGGTGGTCAAGTTGTCACCAGCCGACCGCGCTATCGTGCTTCAGTATATCAAGAGATTGGGGAAGCCGGAGCGGAGGGCGCAGCGAAAGGGCCGGTCAGTCTAGCTTCTCGTTTCGACCCTGCAAAACTATTTGTTCCACAGCTTCTAGAATCCTGTCTATCGTCACATCATCCGTTCCATCTTGCGTTCCATCTTGCGTTTCATCTTGAGAAAATCAGGTCCATGAGCCTGATCCCGACTACGCGGTCAAGATTTTCCGCAGCGCCTCGTGGGCGTAGGGAATCACAACCTCGGCGATCAACATCCCTTCTTTCTTGATCGAGGCCACTCCCGCAGCGACCGCTGTCCGCACGGCCCCCACTTCACCGGTCAAAACCACAAGGCCTTTCCCGCCGGGTTGGTTCCGAGCCTCGATCAGCTTGATGTTCGCCGACTTCACCGCGGCGTCTCCCGCGTAAATCGCCGAGGCCACCTCTTTCGTCTCGATGATGCCGATGGCCTCGATGTGCTCGACCTTCACACGGCCTCTTATCGCGGGGAAGAGCTCGCTGTGAACGTTCGGAATAATGAAGTGGTCCAGGACCGTTCCGGCGGCGGTTTGAAGACCGGCTCGCAGCGACGATTCGACATCGGCCACGTTCCCGCCGATCATTATCAGGTACTTTCCGCGCGGGATTATCGTGGTCATCAGAAGCTCAACGTCAGCCATCTTCATCATCGCATCGGTGGCTTGGATGCCCTTGGCAATCGAGCCAGTCTCGAGGAAGCCGATACAATGATGCGGGTCAGTCAGGTCGCTTGCGCTCATCGATTCTTCTCCTGTTACTTGTTCTGGCCGGCGACAACTCCGACGTTGGCGATTGTTGCGCCTTTGGTCATCGACGGCACGGCGCAGATGTATAGGACAACTCCGGCCGCCGGCGCGCGGGCTTCGAAAATCGTCTTGCCGACATAGTCGGTGACGTAGCCGACCTTCATCCCTTGCTCGACATAGGTACCGCGCTTCACCAGCGGGTAGAAAATCCCGGTCTGCTCGCTCGCAATCGTCGCGATTTTTTCGATCCACACAGGACGCTCAATCGGAGCGGGCACGCCCGGAAGCATCTTCAGGTAGCGCATCACGCTCAAGCATCCGTCGACCAGCGCGGCAAGGTCCTCCGGCTCAACCGTCCCGGCGTATCCGGCTTCAACGGTGATCGAAGGTTTACCTCGAGTGGTTGCGGTGTTCTCGAGATACCTCGAAGCATTCGGGTCCTTCGGCCGATCGGTTGAAATAATGATGTGATCTAGCCCGAACGCAAGAACCATTTCGCGCGAGATTCGATCCTGATTCTCGTTGCCGGTCCTGGTCCAGTAGCTGTACGGCCGCAGACTCTCGTCGAGATCGCCGCCGTGCAGATCGATCAAATGATCGCACTGCTCGACTACCTGTTTAGTGATCAGGTAGGAAGCGCGATCCGTCTGCGTGCCGTCCATCTTGCCGGGATACATCCGGTTCATGCTCTTGCCGTCAACCGGATTGACGTGCGGGACTTTCTGCTCGAAGGATGGGATGTTGACCAGGGGCACGATGATTACGGTGCCGGATATCTCGGCGGCATCGAGCAGGCCGATCAGTTTCTCGAGCGCGATGATCGACGCGTATTCGGTCCCGTGCGCGCCCGAGACGAGCGCAATCACTGGTCCGGGTTTAGCTCCGTGAACAACGGCGACTGGGATGCTGGTAGCCGCGTCAACTCCGCGCGGAACTTCGATGAGGCCGGTAGCTTTCTGACCGCGCGTGGCAGTCGCGGTGCCGACACTGAACGTCGTTCGATCCTGAGCGGCGGCGACGCCGCTCAGGGTGAGGATGGCTAAGACTGAAGCGATGATTGCGCGTTGCATATTGAACCTCCAGATGCGAGCCGCTAAAAACCTAGTCGCGACTCAACCCCAAGGCGGCGAGAGTATCGCGAAATGAGGCTCATTGCAACGAAACGAAGTGAGATTGTCAAAGCTCTTTGGAACTGCCTCAGGCAAGGTCTTATTTGGACTGCGCCGCCTTTTCGTCAACCAAGGAGTTGGTCAGGCAGTGGCGGCGCTTTGGCCCAGGGGGAGTGAGCAACCGCGTGTTGGCAGAGTGTTTGCCAAAAGCGCCGCCACTGCCTGAGACACTCCTTGGTTGACGAAGAGGCGGCGCAGTCCAAATAAGCCGCTGCCTGACATACTCGATGATCAAAGGAACAGGCGGCCCAGTCCGAGCAAGCCAACAAGTAAGCCAACGCCATTGACATCACTCCACAGAACGAGTAGGTTCACGTCACAGTGACCGCGCCCTGGTGGTCAGGTCGCTAACTTTCGTCGCTGAGAGGGCCTGCTCTATGGATAGCGAAGACACTTCCCGGCGTTTGTTTCTGATCAAGTCGCTCACAGGGGTAAGCTCAGCGTGGCTCGCGTTGCGGCTTCCGGAGATCGTCGCCGCTCAGGAGCACGCTCATCGCGCGATGCAGTCAGCAGCGCCGGTCAAGTTCGAATTTCTCTCCGCCGAACAAGCCGCCGAGGTGGAAGCCGTCGCTGCACAGATCATCCCGACTGATGACTCACCCGGCGCTCGCGAAGCGCGCGTGATCTACTTCATCGACCGCGCGTTGACGACCTTCGACAAGGACAAACAGAGCCAATACGTCAAAGGTCTGAAAGAGCTTCAGTCGAAGCAGAAGAAGATGTTCAAGAACTCGGCGAAGTTTTCCGACCTGAACTCGGAACAACAAATCAAGGTGCTGAAAGCTTTCGAGAAGAATGAGTTCTTCGAGACGGTTCGCATGCACACGATAGTGGGCTTCTTCGCGGATCCGTCGTACGGCGGCAACTACGACAAGGTCGGCTGGAAACTGATTGGATTCAAAGACGACTTCTACTTCAAACCGCCGTTCGGTTACTACGATCGTGAGTACAAAGAAGCGCAGTGACCGGCGACGGGGAGACAGGGCGACGGCACGAGTAAAGTTCCGTTTTCTGCCGACGTGATTATGAGCGCGCAACAACCTAAGTTTGAAACGCAGACGCAGGTGGACTTCGTCGTTATCGGCGCGGGCGCGGCGGGCGGAATCATTGCCAAGGAGTTGTCCACCGCCGGATTTCAAGTCGTAGTTCTCGAGCAAGGGCCGTACTTGAAGGAGAAGGACTTCGATCACGACGAGATAAAACACTTTTGGCAGGCGGCGCTGATAAACGACTGGAAGAAGCAACCCAATAGTTTTCGCAAGACTCCGAAAGCGAAAGCCACGGTTCAACCGGCAGTCATGTACGGCCGAATGGTGGGCGGGGGCACGGCGCACTTCACGGCGAACTACTGGCGGTTTCACGAAATCGACTTCGTAGAGCGAAGCAAGCTTGGAACGATCTCGGGCACGGGCTTCGATGATTGGCCGATTACTTACGCCGAGCTCGAGCCTTATTACACCAAAGCCGAGTGGGAACTCGGAATCTCGGGGCAGCCGGGGCCGTTCGACCCGCCGCGCTCGAAACCCTACCCGCTGCCGCCGCTGCCAATAAAGTCCGCGGGAGCGCTTCTGGCAAACGGCGCTCGCAAGCTGGGCTGGCACCCGCAACCCGCGCCAATGGCGATCCTCTCCCAGCCTTATCGCGGACGAAGCGCGTGTTCGCATTGCGGCTTCTGTGAGGGCTATGGCTGCGAGATAAAAGCGAAGTCGAGCACGCTTGCGACAGTCATCCCCGAAGCGGAAAAGACCGGCCGTTGCGAGATCCGCTCGGGTAGCTACGTGCGCAAGATCGAGACCGATAACGCGGGCCGCGTGACCGGCGTGATTTACTTCGATGAGAAGAAGACCGAGATTTTCCAGCGAGCCAAAGCTGTAGTGTTGTGCGCTAACGGAGCCGAGACGGCGAGGCTGCTTCTGATTTCCAAGTCGAATCTCTTTCCAAACGGCCTCGCCAATTCGAGTGGAGTTGTCGGCAAGTATCTGATGTTCAACGGAGGCGGCTTCGCGACTGGAGTCTTCGAGCACGAGCTTAATGAATTCAAAAGCGTGGCGGTGACGCGAATAATACACGACTTTTACGATTCGGACCCGAAGCGCGGGTTTTATGGCGGCGGCGGGCTCGATGCCCGATTCGATGTCTACCCGATCGGCTACGCGCTTGGAGCGTTGCCGCGCGAAACTCCGCGCTGGGGCGCGGATTATAAGAAGGCTCTCAAGCAGTATTACACGCGATCGATGTTCACATTCGGGCACACGACTTCGCTGCCGGTTGAACGCAATAGCATTTCGCTCGATCCGGAGGCGAAAGACTCGTGGGGTCTGCCGGCGATGCGAGTGACGTACAAGGATCACCCCGACGATCTCAAGATCATGAAGTTCTTTTCAGACCGCGGCATGGAGTTGCTCGACGCCGCCGGCGCGACGAAGAGGTGGGCGGGGCCCGTTGAGGAGTCGACCTTCGGGGTTCACCTGCTGGGGACTTGCCGAATGGGAAATGATCCAAAGAGATCAGTGGTGAACAAGTATCACCGCGCTCACGATCTGGCGAATCTTTTCATCTGCGATGGGAGCAGCTTCGTGACATCGGGACGCGGTCAGCCTACGTGCACGATACAAGCGCTCGCGTATCGCGCTTCTGATCACATCATTCGAATGGCTAAGAATGGAGAGATTAAAAGCGCTTAAGGAACTCGCCACAAAGACGCGAAGGCACAAAGAGCCACTAACCCATCGGATGCCGGCGAGCGTAACGGTACGCAGTGAAAGCCGAGATGATGTGGCACACCCAGCCGAACCATCCGCCTGTCCCAATCCAGATTCCCGGCGTGACGATCAGCCAGAAGATTCCGCGAAGGATCTTGCCGTTGTAGATCTGCCCTATCCCTGGGATGAAGAAGCTCAAAACCGCCGCTATGCCCGGGTCTCTCATGTTTCCCCCGACTGTCGTACGAAGCATGGCAGGTGAAAGGTTCGCTGAGTTGCGTAGGGCTACACTTGTGGTCTTGTTCTGTCAGTATTGACTTCAGCTTCGGAAACAGCCGGCAGAGTCCTATCTTGGATCCAATTAGGACACCGCCGTAATCTTCCCTGATTGCGTCAAGTGGTCCTAAACCCTAGTCTGCGTGCGCGGGGGTGCAACAGAAACTTGCATTCGATCCTCAAACCTCCTGCGTACTAATGCATGGTGGGGTGGGAAGGAACAATCACATTGGATAAGGCGACGGCAGCCCGGCTTGATGACACGCTGGAAAGCTCGGCGCTTGGCGACGAGTTGGCTTTCGAGCAGATCGTTCGCCAGCACCAGGGAATGGTCTTCGGCCTGGCCTGTCACTTTCTGCGAGACCGGTCGCTGGCTGAGGAGCTAGCTCAGGAGGTTTTTATGAATCTGCACCAGAACCTCCACTCAATAAAGTCGCCGGAACACCTCACGTTCTGGTTACGCAAGGTTACCAGCCATCGCTGCATCGACCAGGCTCGGCGGCAGAAGGTCAGGCCTCAGGTCAGCCTCGATGATGTGCCGGAACCGGTGGCCAAGTCTGCTGAGAACGATCTTTTTCTTTCGGAGATGCTTCGGCGAGTGGTAGACACGCTGTCCGAGAAAGCGCGATTAGTGGTGATACTTCGCTACCAGGAAGACCTCGATCCGGTGGAAATCGCCAAAGTGCTGGATATGCCGCTCAACACAGTGAAGAGCCATCTGCGGCGCTCGCTGTCGATTCTGAGAGACAAGTTGAGCCGCACGTTGGGGGAGATAACGATATGAGCCGTCTTGATGATGAATTGAGAAATGCCTTCAGACGCGAGCCGCCGCCGGCTGATTTCACGGAACACCTTCTCCGGCGAGTTGCTCAGCAGCCCGCTCCTAAGCCGGCCTGGTGGCAGAGGCTCGCGATGCTGCTCGATCCACCGAAGCTGAGATGGGTCGCGATCGGTGTCACCGCGTCGTTGTTGTTGGCAGTAGGCGCGGCACAATACCGCAAGCTTCATCAAGTCGTGGTCAACGATGACGGCAAGGTCGCGAAAAATTTCCCCGCCGCCGCG contains:
- a CDS encoding nucleotide sugar dehydrogenase produces the protein MSEEILNKLNERRAIVGVIGLGYVGLPLAVEFARGGLKVIGFDLDQSRVDSINNGRSYIPDVPTEMVAALVERGKLSAATDFSHLAEADAVIICVPTPLRKTKEPDISFILAAAEQVKTYLHSPQLVVLESTTYPGTTDEVVLPMLEATGLSLDKDFYLAFSPERVDPGNQQYQTNNIPKVVGGVSASSTDIAAALYSTIVDEVHKVSSARVAETAKLLENTYRSVNIGLVNEMAQLCYHIGIDSWEVIEAAATKPFGFMAFYPGPGIGGHCIPLDPHYLSWKARLHGFEARFIGLAEEVNSHMPGHVVQLVQDGLNNHGKAVKGSRILVLGVAYKRDINDVRESPALGIVDQLLRKGAEISYHDPFIDEMSLDGRGSLSSVALTDEALSGCDCAVIVTDHSDVDYAQVVRLAPLIVDTRNVTRKLGMPEHEGKIVRL
- the rfaE1 gene encoding D-glycero-beta-D-manno-heptose-7-phosphate kinase encodes the protein MSKLSRERAGTLTAGFDGKRIIVLGDVMLDEFIWGRVRRISPEAPVPVVEVDRQTLALGGAGNVVSNLVALGASPTPIGVVGDDADAERLRQAFLELAVSTHRVVVDTTRPTTVKTRIIAHSQQVVRADRESRAPISEEVRDSVIEAFRSEIDTADAVVVSDYGKGLLTPGLLSLALAATRERGLIVCLDPKMRSFVHYQPVTVITPNNQEAADASGVPIDDKHSLAEAGRKLLGSIDTRAVLITRGEEGMTLFTGGGTDGAEVTHIPTVAREVYDVTGAGDTVIATLALALASGASLEEAAMLANHAAGVVVGKVGTAAVTRDELLAAI
- a CDS encoding glycosyltransferase family 9 protein, encoding MKSEASSSPNAADTPVDWSRVQSVLLIRLRSIGDTVLMTPCLTALKEWRPNLEIAVMLEPLAAPLLEDHPLVDKLIIARKSVASRVSVIARLRRARFDVAFNMHGGSTSAILARLSGAKHSIGYRGLPLSWLLTDRTPSPGVVLERSRIHSSEQQLALLKWSGVPWPASQPRSSLVVSPDARARVRERLQAACDAGWNGAGGGGFACIVPGAAFESKMWTAEGFARVADHLTERWSLPSVVVAGPGQERLAREVASAANAKTTVLAGLGLKELVALLETARLFVGNDSGPMHIAAALECPVVAVFGSSNPDVWHPWTGAAYRVLGGERGTADSNVRGSIDTVRVSEVIAAVDEVLQSAATRAAS
- a CDS encoding Trm112 family protein; protein product: MPVSERLLEILACPVCKVKVELKPDASALKCAKCKRVYPIRDDIPVMLVDEAVIEE
- a CDS encoding helix-turn-helix domain-containing protein; translated protein: MSKTRKQGLSHYVDRVMKEKHLSRRDVKLRSGGEITDSYVSGIISGTAKNLSVEKLKALARGLRVRELELIRVAFGLSDEREAHRSVDLSHNLVLVDITKKTVISNDVAEIVQEVVKLSPADRAIVLQYIKRLGKPERRAQRKGRSV
- a CDS encoding BMC domain-containing protein produces the protein MSASDLTDPHHCIGFLETGSIAKGIQATDAMMKMADVELLMTTIIPRGKYLIMIGGNVADVESSLRAGLQTAAGTVLDHFIIPNVHSELFPAIRGRVKVEHIEAIGIIETKEVASAIYAGDAAVKSANIKLIEARNQPGGKGLVVLTGEVGAVRTAVAAGVASIKKEGMLIAEVVIPYAHEALRKILTA
- a CDS encoding M14 family metallopeptidase codes for the protein MQRAIIASVLAILTLSGVAAAQDRTTFSVGTATATRGQKATGLIEVPRGVDAATSIPVAVVHGAKPGPVIALVSGAHGTEYASIIALEKLIGLLDAAEISGTVIIVPLVNIPSFEQKVPHVNPVDGKSMNRMYPGKMDGTQTDRASYLITKQVVEQCDHLIDLHGGDLDESLRPYSYWTRTGNENQDRISREMVLAFGLDHIIISTDRPKDPNASRYLENTATTRGKPSITVEAGYAGTVEPEDLAALVDGCLSVMRYLKMLPGVPAPIERPVWIEKIATIASEQTGIFYPLVKRGTYVEQGMKVGYVTDYVGKTIFEARAPAAGVVLYICAVPSMTKGATIANVGVVAGQNK
- a CDS encoding gluconate 2-dehydrogenase subunit 3 family protein, with product MDSEDTSRRLFLIKSLTGVSSAWLALRLPEIVAAQEHAHRAMQSAAPVKFEFLSAEQAAEVEAVAAQIIPTDDSPGAREARVIYFIDRALTTFDKDKQSQYVKGLKELQSKQKKMFKNSAKFSDLNSEQQIKVLKAFEKNEFFETVRMHTIVGFFADPSYGGNYDKVGWKLIGFKDDFYFKPPFGYYDREYKEAQ
- a CDS encoding GMC family oxidoreductase, giving the protein MSAQQPKFETQTQVDFVVIGAGAAGGIIAKELSTAGFQVVVLEQGPYLKEKDFDHDEIKHFWQAALINDWKKQPNSFRKTPKAKATVQPAVMYGRMVGGGTAHFTANYWRFHEIDFVERSKLGTISGTGFDDWPITYAELEPYYTKAEWELGISGQPGPFDPPRSKPYPLPPLPIKSAGALLANGARKLGWHPQPAPMAILSQPYRGRSACSHCGFCEGYGCEIKAKSSTLATVIPEAEKTGRCEIRSGSYVRKIETDNAGRVTGVIYFDEKKTEIFQRAKAVVLCANGAETARLLLISKSNLFPNGLANSSGVVGKYLMFNGGGFATGVFEHELNEFKSVAVTRIIHDFYDSDPKRGFYGGGGLDARFDVYPIGYALGALPRETPRWGADYKKALKQYYTRSMFTFGHTTSLPVERNSISLDPEAKDSWGLPAMRVTYKDHPDDLKIMKFFSDRGMELLDAAGATKRWAGPVEESTFGVHLLGTCRMGNDPKRSVVNKYHRAHDLANLFICDGSSFVTSGRGQPTCTIQALAYRASDHIIRMAKNGEIKSA
- a CDS encoding sigma-70 family RNA polymerase sigma factor, translated to MDKATAARLDDTLESSALGDELAFEQIVRQHQGMVFGLACHFLRDRSLAEELAQEVFMNLHQNLHSIKSPEHLTFWLRKVTSHRCIDQARRQKVRPQVSLDDVPEPVAKSAENDLFLSEMLRRVVDTLSEKARLVVILRYQEDLDPVEIAKVLDMPLNTVKSHLRRSLSILRDKLSRTLGEITI